The window GGACGGCTGTACGTCGAACCAGCCGACAGGGACGTCCCCGCGATACAGCGGGCGGACCACGAACGGGTGAACGAGCGCCTCTACGGCGACGAGGGGCTCTTCAGAACCGACGCGCCGCTCGTGATGAAACTCGACAGCGGTCACATTCCGGTGCTCGGCGACGACGACGTTCCCTCGGGAACGCTCGCCGTGCCCGAGTCGGTCACCGACGGCGACCTCCCCGCCGAGCGCGACGTGTTGTTGGCGAAATCCGATCGCGCCGCGGAACTACTCAAGTACTCGGGCTATCGATTCGGCGACGACAACGCCGTGGCGTGATCCGCTGCCGCGGCGGGGATCGTCCCGACGGAATCGCGACTCGGTCGCCTCCGTCCCCCGCAGAGAGCGCGGCTCGCTCGCCTCCGTCCCCGCCGGGACCGCGGCTCACTCCTCTCCGGC is drawn from Halobellus limi and contains these coding sequences:
- a CDS encoding DUF5802 family protein: MFETFSTGYYLGRLYVEPADRDVPAIQRADHERVNERLYGDEGLFRTDAPLVMKLDSGHIPVLGDDDVPSGTLAVPESVTDGDLPAERDVLLAKSDRAAELLKYSGYRFGDDNAVA